One genomic region from Croceicoccus sp. YJ47 encodes:
- a CDS encoding polyhydroxyalkanoate depolymerase: protein MLYQFYELQRAFLSSASAAASVAAQMLGNPRNPWGYNGFGPSAASALEVFSHAARSRGKPEFGLDTVEVDGKDYPVVESDVLHKPFGNLKQFRREGLAKDAPKLLIVAPMSGHYATLLRGTVERMIESAEVYITDWTDAKLVPLSEGRFDLDDYIDYVIEFLEHIGPGTHVMAVCQPSVPAFAATAIMAKDGNPARPATLTMMGGPIDTREGVTEVNEMATKRPLAWFRQNLIATVPAQYAGAGRKVYPGFLQLAGFMSMNLGNHIMSHYGMFKHLVAGDGESADATKDFYDEYLSVCDMTAEFYISTVDAVFQEHLLPRGLLTHRGERIDFDAVTDTAILCIEGERDDISGIGQTKAALDMVNNLPEAKRKYHMHPGVGHYGIFNGSKWRGQIAPIVEEWIAANRRKSLKAVA, encoded by the coding sequence GTGCTGTATCAATTCTACGAACTGCAACGCGCCTTTCTGTCCTCGGCGAGCGCGGCCGCGTCGGTCGCGGCGCAAATGCTCGGAAATCCGCGCAATCCTTGGGGGTATAACGGTTTCGGACCGTCCGCGGCCAGCGCGCTGGAGGTGTTTTCCCATGCCGCACGCTCGCGCGGGAAACCGGAATTCGGCCTCGACACCGTGGAAGTGGACGGCAAGGACTATCCGGTCGTCGAATCGGACGTGCTGCACAAGCCGTTCGGCAATCTGAAGCAGTTCCGCCGCGAGGGGCTGGCCAAGGACGCGCCCAAACTTCTCATCGTCGCGCCGATGAGCGGGCACTACGCAACGCTGCTGCGCGGGACGGTCGAACGCATGATCGAAAGCGCCGAGGTGTATATCACCGACTGGACCGATGCGAAGCTCGTGCCATTGTCCGAGGGGCGCTTCGATCTCGACGACTATATCGACTATGTCATCGAATTCCTCGAACATATCGGGCCGGGCACCCATGTCATGGCCGTGTGTCAGCCTTCGGTCCCCGCCTTTGCCGCGACCGCGATCATGGCCAAGGACGGCAACCCCGCCCGCCCCGCCACGCTGACCATGATGGGCGGCCCCATCGACACCCGCGAAGGCGTGACCGAGGTGAACGAAATGGCGACGAAACGCCCGCTCGCCTGGTTCCGTCAGAATTTGATTGCGACCGTCCCGGCCCAGTATGCGGGCGCCGGACGCAAGGTCTATCCCGGCTTTCTCCAGCTTGCCGGCTTCATGTCGATGAACCTCGGCAATCACATCATGAGCCATTACGGCATGTTCAAGCATCTGGTGGCGGGCGACGGCGAAAGCGCGGATGCGACCAAGGATTTCTACGACGAATATCTGTCGGTGTGCGACATGACGGCGGAATTCTACATCTCGACCGTCGACGCAGTGTTTCAGGAGCATCTGCTCCCGCGCGGCCTGCTCACCCATCGGGGCGAGCGAATCGATTTCGACGCGGTCACCGACACCGCCATCCTGTGCATCGAGGGCGAGCGCGACGATATTTCCGGCATCGGCCAGACGAAGGCCGCACTCGACATGGTGAACAACCTGCCGGAGGCGAAGCGCAAGTATCACATGCATCCCGGCGTCGGGCATTACGGCATCTTCAACGGCTCGAAATGGCGCGGCCAGATCGCACCCATCGTTGAGGAGTGGATCGCCGCGAACCGCCGCAAATCGTTGAAGGCGGTCGCCTGA